AGGAAAGTCGCAAGAATAGAAGGCGTAAATGTCACAGTGACGGATGCTTGTACCGGGTGTGGAGTGTGTGTTGATGATGTCTGTTTCGTTGATGCAATCAGACTGAAAGACGGAAAGGCTACAATCAGTGACGAGTGTCGCGGTTGTGGTAGATGTGTTGAAGTCTGTCCTCAGAATGCGATAACGCTATCTATCGACAATGATGATTTT
This genomic interval from Candidatus Thorarchaeota archaeon contains the following:
- a CDS encoding 4Fe-4S dicluster domain-containing protein codes for the protein MTDACTGCGVCVDDVCFVDAIRLKDGKATISDECRGCGRCVEVCPQNAITLSIDNDDFVDLTVRKLEQIVDTE